The stretch of DNA GTGTTCTTTTATACACCTTGTTCCTATATAATGCTTTGAATTGGTTGTGATCCAAGCTTCATTTAAATTGTTCCTATATAACATTGCTTACCCATATTAAGCAATACCTTTTATCCTACAAAATGTGGCTTCTCTTGTAATGTGGTTAATTTGACTTCAGAGTCTGATCAGGAGATGTTGgataagaaaaaatcaaaagggaGGAAAGGCACCCGTAAGAGACGTAAGAAGAAGTACCAGCCAATTGAGTCTGATGACAACAATTCCCTCCAACAGAATATTGCCAATCACTGTACCAGAGTAACATGAGTGGAAAGTGAAGATGAGGTCAACTTGCCTATTCTGTCTGCGTGTAAAACTGTTACACCTGAAGTAGGACTTAATATTGACACAAAAATTGGTGAAATGAGCAACAAGAAATCTGAAGATGGTTACCATCCCACTAGTACACCAAATAGTGAAGCCAATGTTGTTACTGATGGTGGTGTAGGAAGGTGAGTGCCACAAACTAGGTCTTGTGCTTTGATGGAATCTTTGGTACTCCATATCATCTGTGATTTTCTCTTTAGAACTGAGTTTTGTGTAAAtggttaaaaaattttgaagacttgttataataatgcaaaagaaaaaaaagaaagttgaaGTTTTGGACCTCTGCTTCGTTCCAATCACTAGACTTGTTAGGCACCTATATATCTATCTTTGATCTATAACGTTAGCTAGTGATTTGATTGTTAATTGTAATTTCTGATtattcatcatctttatcttgTGTATACATGAGCAGGGATATGGGCCTGCCATGTGATTCCATACTGCCCCCTAATGCAATTGGTCCTGAAAATGGCTTAGAACTGAACAAAGAAATAGCTAACAGACCTGGTAAGGAGAAAACTCTTGAAACTTATAGTGTTACTAGTTGTGATGCTATCAATGAGGATAAATTGCAGCACAAAGAGGAAAAGAGGGATAATGAGGATCTGCTAGGTAAGAATGGAGATGATAAGAAATCGGCCAATGACAAGTGAGTACCGTATCATTCTTGGGAGCTATTGAATCACACATGTATTACCTATATGAATCTTTTATATGTAATGTTGGTGAATTGATTGATAATTGTGATTTTTGATTATTCATCTTAATCTTGTTTATGGATATGGACCTGTCATACAATTCCATGCTGCATTCTGATGGAATTAGTCCCGAGATTTGCTTAGCATTGAACAAAGAAATAGAACAGGAATTGCAGCGCACATAAGAAAAGACTGATAATGGGTATCTTCTAGTTAAGAATGGACAAGATAAAAAATCAACCAATGATAAGTGAGTATTGTATTGTTCTTTGTAACTTGCTGAATCACATATTTATTATGGTTGTCTTCATCCCTAAATGCTATAACCAAGCAGGGAATCCGACCCATAAAACCTTTCATTGTGTTCTGCTGATGATGTGAGTCTTGATATCAGTAAAgaatcaaagaaaagaaagcaaaggGAAGATGAGGGAAAAACAGAAGAGGACTTGAAGGAAATTGGAACTCTACAAGACAAGGTAGTTAATGAGAATCAACCAACATGAAGTGAGAAACATTATTTTATCTACAGCTCTATTTCTGGAGTCTTGCTATGCCCTCACGTATTTTCTTAAATAGGATAACTGTCCAGTTGTATGATCCACTGCTGTCTTCTACTGATGCTGGCTCAGACAATGGTTTAAAGCCAAACAAGAGGAGGAAAGAATCAGCTGATTATGGAAAATCTCTTGAAGGTAATACAAGCAATAATAACATCCCTGGAAAGGACAatgtaaagaaaaatgaaggtgGGGCTGGCCAAACTGTCAAGGATCTTGATGAGAAAAGTGAAACAGATCAGAAGACTATTTACGATAAGTGAGTAATCTATTCACCCTTCCCcttttttatggaaaaaaaagaaaagggaaactGTATTTATGGCTGTGACTAAGaatattttatgttgtttaGATCACATGTAGTGTTATTCAAGGCCCAAGGCGCATTAAGATTCAAAGTGTCCTTGGCACTTGAGGCGCAAGGCACAAGACGCGCCTGTGCATAACAAAAGttataaattttgtaagaaattttaaaatctattgctggcatatatatatactagggaatgcccgtgcctaaaggcacggtataaataatattaagattaaacactgaataaaaaataaaaaataaagttattgtatatttgtttcctttctcttaatgttttataataaaaaataaaaaaaattaaattaaaagaagtATTCTATaatctgaacaaattaaatatttatttaaatatcaaacaatacataccagttAATGCTATTGCTgccaatcaaatatcaaatactaCTACTAATACTGCtacaaatagaaattaaaattaaaatgcacaccATTTAGTGTTATTGCTGCCAATAAACATTATATTGTCATTCATCAAATTAAAGAGTGGgtcaaaattttacaaaaagtgagttaaatctttataatatatgtatgctttacaaaaaatgtgtcaataacatgtcttcaaacatgtgtttgcCCGAACTTCCTCCTCATTACTTTCCAAAAAATCTTCGTATCAACTTGTATGTATCCCTAATAAGAAACATGCACAATAATTTGGTAAtttatgaaacaaaaaaaatatagattagtacatttgttgaaaatatgcatatcaaaatatactttgagattgaaattaccTTATTATATTTCCATCACAGTAAGgtagttgtatttttctttttaagctcCATATATTTTTCGATCCAATCCTACAAAagtttatatttcaaattattattaaattaaaatttaaaaataatattaagattaaaatatatgcaACATGTGTTTTTCTCTTAGTAGTAGTACTAATtggtgtgtattttaattttaatttatatttgaagCAATAGTAgtagtatttgatatttaatttttttatatttgattagcAACAATAGCACTAACTggtatgtattatttaatagttaaattttaatttaatttattcagattatagaacaatttttttattttttattataaaacgttaagagaaaggaaacaaatataaaataactttaatttttattttttatttagtatttaatcttaatattatttaatcttatattatttacatcgtgcctttaggcacgggcattcctttatttatataataaaacacaacggtttttgaaataataaaaagagtatatgacactaaatttctaaaaatatttatatgataatattcaaaaaaaattttaaaaattattaagaaaccATACCACGGGATGggcatttttcttccatttgccAGAAGGGGCaagcttttctttttcctttgcctttccctataataataaaaaataagtagactatatttataattttttttaaatgataagaaaatgcATATCCAATCTTGAAGTAACTTTTAGGCTTACCTCACGAATGCGAATAGTATTAAGATCACGTTCATCGcgaataacaacattaacatttctttcttgaaaaaatataacctatacatgtaaatattttagagtgataaataaaactttatacacataaataaaaaaattagtaaacgaAGTCGATATTAAGGTTCGATGTAAGTCTCCATCCACCTGTaaagtatgaggaaaaaaaattagatatgataagtattttttttttttaaaaagaataggccttacattaaatttatatgaagaaaaaaaaaacttacttgaccaaaaatagtaatattgtccataactgttgtacttcaacctaaaaaataaatcagttgctaccaaattagataataaaattaaatattttatttaaataaataacgaAATCAGATAATAGAATAGatgatgagaagaagaaaaaaaaatataaaccaaaatgataaaaggcCAACCCAATgtttagaataaatttattttaacaatcacattaaaattaaaatcaaaacttggTATAAATAATTATCAGTTGGAAAGTCTAAGATGAataattagaaagtaaaattaaggaagatgacGACCCTGATTTTTTAcgcctaaatttttttttataaaaataaaaataaaatagcatttatgTTGGGTTAAATGAGCTTTCGGGCAAATTGGGTCTTGATAGAGGATTTGCTTGGTACATGAAATTATCATTGACTGTTTTTAgttgcttaatttaaatttagaattttcaaTGAGTTATAATTTACGTACACTCCTCTtatgagttataatttttctcagaaaaacttaaataagttatattatataaaagaataaacacTTATATTTGAGTCCaactcatgaaaaaaataaaattgtataaacacATAAATGGATCCAACTCATTTTCgtcccataaaatttttaaaagataaaatcatatatttggATCAAACTCAATTGTACCCAATATAattgttagataaaattaaaatgtttgaataaattaaaactcattttcttttcttatatttttttgttcttccaatactaaatttcttttctctagaaagatgacaaaaattacaatttacaattttttcatggatacacatatatatgacactgatttacaatttaaatttaatttattatttaaattaatacacatacacatgacactaatttaaaatttaaatttaattttttattaaaattaatataaaaaaatctcaattaaaac from Diospyros lotus cultivar Yz01 chromosome 6, ASM1463336v1, whole genome shotgun sequence encodes:
- the LOC127804560 gene encoding uncharacterized protein LOC127804560, whose product is MAREGYVNAVEGETYEMEANHQIGKLKRAEVSNKAVSNPVIESHGKDIRNTDSEKSTHSSKEDEYEDSFIDDSEPKVSPFSPWSDGRESDQEMLDKKKSKGRKGTRKRRKKKYQPIESDDNNSLQQNIANHLGLNIDTKIGEMSNKKSEDGYHPTSTPNSEANVVTDGGVGRDMGLPCDSILPPNAIGPENGLELNKEIANRPGKEKTLETYSVTSCDAINEDKLQHKEEKRDNEDLLGKNGDDKKSANDNKESKKRKQREDEGKTEEDLKEIGTLQDKLYDPLLSSTDAGSDNGLKPNKRRKESADYGKSLEGNTSNNNIPGKDNVKKNEGGAGQTVKDLDEKSETDQKTIYDK